The Cydia splendana chromosome 7, ilCydSple1.2, whole genome shotgun sequence genome contains the following window.
GAGGACAAGCTGACAGTGGCGCGCGCGCGCAAGATCCAGAGGTTCCTGTCGCAGCCCTTCCAGGTGGCCGAAGTGTTCACTGGCCACGCCGGCAAGCTGGTGCCGCTCGAGGAGACCATCAAAGGCTTCTCCAAGATCCTGCAGGGCGAGTACGACCACCTGCCCGAGGTCGCCTTCTACATGGTCGGGCCCATCGAGGAAGTTGTCGCCAAGGCCGAGACTCTAGCCAAGAGCACCTAAATAAATGTATCAATCAAGTAGTGTAAGGAAGAATTATAGTCTATTTATTGGAATGAGTAACCTACGGAAAGGACTAAGGTTTATGTTTTGTTCAGTAGTAGTTTCCATTGCtataacattttaaataatgtaaTCCAATATAGTAATTATGGAAGTAGtacaaatattgtaaatatctgAAGAAAAATCCAACTGAATCATGTTATGTCTGAACCGAACACATGTTACTTTGCGGTGCATTTAATcgcaaataaaattgtaaaaatatttatgtttttttttcctttgaGATATGATCATATCATATAGGGAGCGTGTATGCTAGATGCTAGGTCAGAGATGACctaaatggaataaaaaaaaatctgacctatagtctgtatctcagtggcggatttcccataaggcacagtaggcccgggcctagggcggcaagatattaggggcggcaaattgtgacaaaaaaattcgctgatgcacatgataacaaaaaataactcaaaattagGCCAGGCAACGAATTCTCAAAAAAAGGTACCTATAGAGGGAAATGCatgaaacacaatttttgacctaactttatttggactatctaggaggtgaacatattaaaagtccccggccgtagtcCTTGAGCCGGGGGAAGAAAGGGGTTTGACGAACACATTTATCGGTTTTTCGCTTATATCTCGAAAATTATGCGTTCTAACGACAtgatcattatacaaaatgaaaacgGGTATAATTTGCTACAAGCTACAAGTTTTTTGATATCTTGAGGGCCCTCCACACTTGTGCGCGAATCgtggcgcgaagccgcgaacgcgagtgtgacgTCGATTTCACAGATTGTTGccgccttcgcgccttgttccccgtttttagggttccgtacctcaataaaaaggaaaaaacggaaccattataggatcactcgcgcgtctggctgtccgtctgtcacagcctattttctccgaaactactggaccaattaagttgaaatttggcacacatatgtatgtttgtgacccaaagacgtaacgtaaataaatgaattttaaatatggaGGCCATTTTTGgagggtaaatgagaaaattaaaaattaaagtttttcaaactatatcgtgttacatatcaaatcaaATAGCTTATTgtaagaatctcaaatatatatatttttttcataattttaggataaatagtttagcagttattcaagaaaacaggcaaaaaattacaattcccctccccccttatctccggaactactgggtctaaatacctactaattttgTCCTTTAAACTTCTCTGGAATTCGCTGGAGgccaaaaggaaaaaaaattatatgagtGTTTATAGGTAtagcaaaaaaatgtttttcttgtttcttttttagattttttgaatgttttttgtaggtacattaaaaGTCAATGCTATTGGTAAAACTGTCACTTAAAATGAATGTTCCCATGATCATATCACAAGGACGTATAGTTTctgaaatatacctaataagcGGAACAGAAAAATGTGACCTTCAAACCAAACTCCCCTACCCCCGCTCaaggggacttttgatatgttcacctcctaaagagtccaaataaagttactaagttaaaaatgtgtcccaagcatttccctctataccttttcgttgcctgacttaaatgtagtcaatatgatgggtgatgCTCAGAGAGGGGCGGCTAcaaggcctggggcctagggcggcaaagactgcaaatccgccactgctgtatctttaggtattcaaaagaaagtaaacaaacaatttgtaaattttcgggtagttataaaatttattggttaaccaaccaaatacaaaaccgcctggatcagtaactgaacgacctgacagaacaataagatcgtgtcagatattttagcggccttcattgtgtaacatattattgtaggCGACTGTACAAGATAGCtttcttaaggccccagtacacaatggtccatcgccggccactccaagggacgcatttatgcgttagagggagcaagtgatattgctatctcattctaccgcatggctgcgtcccttgggagtggccggcgatggcccattgtgtacacaTTGTAGAAGACAGCCTAACTAAAAAAATCGTGCCCCCTAAATCAGACAGCGgaaatagatggcgctataaGTTTTGTGGTAGATACTTGACTCTATCGCTTGAggcagatttttatttttaatgttggcTGAGGAActaaaccaatgagtttttcggaacttatgtacgaaatatcatttgattttaccacttgcttttcggtgaaggaaaacatcgtgaggaaacctgcatacatccgcgaagaaattcaaaggtgtatgtgaagttcccaatccgcattgggccagcgtggggactatagcccaagccctcttgcgagtgagaggaggcccatgcccagcagtgggacgtatatataggctgaatgatgatgatgatgaggaacTCTGACGTAGGTACGTCAGAGTTGTCGCAAAATGTACTAGGATGGGTTACAAtacagcatggttccatttttattgcctgtcactatgcccgtcagtttcgcacttacatacttgttagaacgtgacaagtgataaaaatgcgaccgtgctactgCCACTGGTCATCGACTCATGCGAGAGAATATCGCGCAATGTCTCGACATGTAGACATTGTATGAAGTGCGAGTAAGTTCGGCGACTGTGCCGCTCTGTTATCAACTAGGACACCTATTCGAGTTCAATGTTTGATCGAGTAAAAATAAGTGCGATTTTGCAATAATCATGTAGTAGTTTtgtacaatcgcctgcgctcgcggtgttccTTAGGGCGATACTCGTTTGAACGCCTTGCAGGTAGTAAGGATTAAGGCAAATTCTTCTTAACTggaacaccgcgagcgcaggcgattgtacatacatatttaggACGACTCCTTACAGGTAGTGTTCTTGGTGTCGGTGAAGGAACTCATtggaaacgaaaaaaaaaacaatgttagcTTAGATGTTTAATTATAAAGGTCTTATCGCTTTCCACCAACGCGAGGCGCGGACTTCTGGCTCACTTTAGCGGCCTTAGCCTTGGGGGCAGCCTTCGCCTTTGTGGGGGGAGCGGTAGCCTTCTTGGCGGCCTTGGTGGACTTCTTCTGTTCCTTGGCAGCCCTGGGAATGTTAgtgttgaaaaataaaaacaagtacaAGATGGAGGCCATGGAGGGCAAAAATACCAACTCAAATTATAATAATCCTGTGCTCATCGGTTTTTTTTCTCTGTGAGGTAGATATTTAGCTTGTTCTGAACAACTTTGGGACTCCAAAATCTGTGGGCTGTGTGTTGTCTGTCAGTAACTAAGTAACAGAACATTTTGTATAtgaatacaaaattaaaaatgggATTTGGTTGCCAAAGCAAATGTCACATCACACGTCACACTCCTTTAGCATGTAATTGAGAAAATGTTAATATGAGGAGAACAAAAAGTTAATTTAtccttttcttacaaatacataaagaCTGTCTAAGCTAACTTGGCACTGACTAACTTACCGAGCATTATTAtaatgtcatattttcatagaaatttgacattaatgatgagcttgccacactttgtcattgcaaatgtcatgcatagttagcttggtccatagtctaataaaacatggtcttctcttcccaaaGTGACACAAgcttacgtcacaataacattgccactttatatagcgatatcgcatattatcatatagcacTGTCACATGACGTAGGcttgtcagtcacgtgaccacgaaaagacgggaagagagtaccaggcggagtatattattataccatggcttgGTCCGAATCTAAGTCAAAATGATGGATTAagacaattcaattcaatatctttaatgtcaaaaaacacATGTCATGACAAACAATTAATAACTTATTGAGACTTGTATTTATGAAAAACTAGTGACCTGCCCTGGCTTCACACGGATTAACAAATAATACAcctaaccttcctcaagaatcactctattgataggtgaaaaccgcatgaaaatcctacagtagtttttgagtttatcgcgaacaaacaaacaaacagactGATGCGGCAGGTGTAGTGATACCATGACAGTATACTCACTTGATGGCCTGGTCTCTCTGAGCCTTGCGCACCTCAGGCTTCATGTTCCTCTTGGCCATAATGTCGCTGAGGGAGGCACCAACAATGGCTCTCTGGTATTTCTGGGTCCTGCGGGTGCGCTTCTTGGTCTGCTCTTCTTCTTGACCCTTCTTGAACTTGCGCCTAGACATATGCATTTTTataatagtataaaaaaattaaaagaatactgATAGGGAATCTGATTGTGAccaatttgattttgatttttttcttttgaattATGATATGTAAGTTCCCtacagttttaattttttacaggTTAAATTTACAAAAACTATGAGAGGAATTTGGTTGAAACTGTACATGTCAAATTTACTTTAAATCTCTCACTTTCTACTGATTCTATATTGGGTCAGTAATGAGACTTTAAATTCTACAAGACCCTTTCAGCTGTTACATTAAGACCCCTAAGAGTTGAGGGCTTCTTGTGATAATAGGTTCGTCTCTTTCACTTACATGCAATTAAAATTCTGTTCCACACAAGGGTGGCAGGTAAGAAGGAAATCAATATTATAGACATAGACTCACATTTCCACTAGATTAAGTTAGaactaaataacaaaataatgtaaaaaaaaatttatatatatatattgtaaagttacctgTAGAGCACAGTCCATGTCACTTTACGAGGATTCCTCCTCATCAAGTGGGCAGCCTCACATTTTGAGTTCAAGAATGTGAAGGACTGAAAAACAAGCACGAAAAAGTGAATGAATGAGAATTAAAGACGACAATAATAGAAAATACTCCTAGGCATTTACGTAGAGAGACAAAAACTATCCTAATTATTCTTGAATTAAGCAtttctacatgaataatttGAAACTCATGTAAACCTTGGTTCCTACTCAGAGGTTATATTAAGACCAATGATGTAAACATGATTATCATATTAATTTGATGAAggaacattaaattaaattccttgTCTTTGAACTACAATTTAGATTAGGGTTTAaacgtaataaaatatttaccttTCCATCCACTTTGACCATAGTTTTCCCATGGCCGGGATAGATCTTGTATCCACTATACGCGCACAGACCGATCCTGAAAATAATTCAAGCATAGTAAGAAGGACACAGAGATTTTGATTATATGTTAAATTGAATGAGAAATTGTTTCAAGATTacacaaatacattaagatATAAATCAGAATTTGCGAAAACGTACTTCATTTTGGATTGTCAAACGCGAAAGAACTGTCAAACATTCGGAGTTGTCACAACTAAACCACAGAACCAGAAAAATAACAAATGATTTATAGCAAAGAGGTTATCCCACAGCACAGTCATCCATATTAACGCCAAGTTCAACAACATGAGGAAGCTAAGTAAAGTATATACATAGTATATACAAGTTTTGAATTAATAATAGTATTTGACGCAAGTAATCTCCCTGTGTTTGAAGCATAGATTTAATATACAGAGATACCTTCCAAGCGAGCTGTCAgtgggaccacttttgtttagtgtacgattaacaatgaggcccaccttgctgtagccatgtcgataaagtcatatcgataaactatcgacatttcttgcaattttaagtttacttcaaaggtttaacgatacctaaaatgaacaaaaacgcttttattctttattgtggttatcagatcacaattttatagtcacgccccagcagggaaccaagggaaagttcagatatttaattaaaatacataaatacctacaaaaataggtgttccgcactaattgaattattttattatattataatatattcattatccattagcattgcaattatttttatgtttaacgaagatattgaagcttcaattaatcgctattgcgttccgctgtgtagcgttcatcgatatataacatgattaaaatcgacttttcacatccctaaaagagcacacatgtacgtttttacgcacacatacacaacgtgggtctacctaaaaaggggacacttggatttgaagtccatcttgtcaacagtatggttgtccttttttgacaaacggcatttttaaaagagcaaggagagagaaatgatactagttgctgcgccgtcaaagagaacagacagaGTTGGGGCCTTGGTTTGAAGCAATGCACAATCAATGGttaacaaaattataaaaaataatgagttcAGTTTAATCAAcacgaaatatataaataaagacggtcaagcaaatcttgtcagtagaaaaaggcgcgaaattcaaattttctatgagacgatatcccttcgcgcctacatttttcaaatttgccgcctttttctactgacaagatctgcttgaccaagtttaAACACTTTTTTTAAACTTCTCGTGTTGGTAGACCTGATAGCTGTTCAAGAAATATGTTTGTtttaagtagctaacacactatcgcaccgcaccaaggtcattgtgggacgcacccataagtaagagggagaccgcgatatctctttctccctcttacttatgggtgcgtcccacaatgaccttggtgcggtgcgatagtgtgttagctactttagacatagaggtacaataatatagaaatgaaacgggggaggggccaaacgaccgaacgagatgcacttatggaactttcagtaggagtagcagagaaggcggtattattgcttgtccttgtcacagtctcactttttgtttgttccccacctttttattagtatggagaatggtgggcaacaaattaattcgaccaatcacagtgccgcatttgcgtatgttttgtccctcacggaggcacgcgtataccgcTTCTAGACCAATCTACCTTCTATGGTTTTAGATAATCTTTGGTGTTTTTTTAACCTAGCAGCACCAGAAGGTCGTTCAAATTCTACAATTCGCTGTTTTCTTTTCCTggtgtataaaataaataaataaaacgagtATATTATATTAACAATATGATAACGAAGCGATCAAATAAGGCAAAAACAATTGCTTACACTACTGGAAAAAAAATCTGAATTATTTACATTTACTGCATATTAAAGAATTAATTCATAACTTATGCCATGGATTGATAGTTTGTTTCAAAACGTTCTAACCTAAAATATTGCAGTCGAATCGAAAATGAATCAAAATTGTGTTATCTaattagtttaaataaatattgtgagTTGAAAAGTACTCAATCCTTTACAAATTTGTATTAGTTGAAGCGTTGCAATGTTTTGTCCAGATTTTTCTGAGTTTCAGGTAACGTAAATATGGTTTCTAAATTTAGAACAGGCCGGTAGGAATCCTTATCATTATTGaacaataatttgttttgatattTTGCCACAAAGGTGAAACTTACTAATCAGAATCTTCTAGGCATTTATGATTGCTTGTTACTAATGCTAATAATAAAAGCGtacgactttttattttactgttaCACTTGAAAGAACAAAATAGGTATCTAATGTATTAAGAACAAAGCAAATCATCGAATCAAACCTTggttaattttattgttttaggaTGTCCTGAAGAAGATGCGTGTTTTAGACGACAAGATAGTGTATGCACTCAATACATCCATCCCCACAGAgtcctttagaaaaaaaatagatGCAACTTCGGCATGTGCAGACTTGTACTCGCAGATTCAGAAGGGGCATACCGACCGGGAAGCCGTCATTAAAAATTGCATAGTGACTACGGCTGATACGGTAAAAAAATTAAGGGCTGCTAAGGAAGAGAGGCCTGATGATTATGATGTATTGAAAACTTTAAAGGCAGAACAACGGAAGGTAATTAAAGTTATTCAATATCACGATAAAAACTATCACtgatattttttaagttactgTATGAGTGTATGACCTTTAAATGCAAATTAACTACccatatttacttaaatttattCTGATCATGATCATTCAAGTGTTTATactgttagttttttttatgtaggcTCCTTCTATTTACTCTATGATCCAATTGTAAAAAATATGTGAGTCTTCATTTATTATAGAAACATTCATTTAGATAAGAGTGTCAAAGTGTCAACAGATGATAAGATAGATACAGTTGAATCCGCAATCTCGAAAAACCAGTAGGTTGTTTCTAAACACCTGCAACCTATTTAAGTCTCATTCTGACACATGCAGTCGAAAACAGAATTATGCATGAATTATACTGAAGTAGGTAGATCAATAGACCTACAGATGATATGTTGTTGGCTAATTAAATGTCTTGGCAGTAATTGGTTGGTTCTtgttatttcaatatttttcctGAAGATAAAAAACATAGTATAGAACATTGGCCAGACATGTGAAGAATTTTATATTTAGATGCCCAAGTGCTTGTTTATATTAGTCAGCCAACTCTCATTTAAGTTGCACATTGCCAATAATGCTGTTTGCTGCAATGCTATAAGGTTCATATCAATAGTTTTTAGAACTTTCTTCTAGGTTGTCCAAGGTCATGGACTAATCAAGCATAAAAAAACCACAGAGGAAACTAAGGGATTCCAAATGGTCATCAGgtgttaaaatatatgtatatttattattaaaatatattatacatacagtGGATACATCTGCGGGCGATACTATAAAAACCTCCtccttttgtttaatttaaaattatacattatgCTTATAAATATTATTGGTTTCTCCACAGCTACGTCTTCTTCAAACTGAATTGAGCGTGGAAGAGGTGATCCGTGAAAAAACAACAAAGCTGTTTACAGAGAAGTGTAGAAGCTATTACAAGCCCGACAACTTATGAAGACTGAgaatttaaataattgtttttgaGCCTATAgtgtatatattataaatagattCAAGTTAAAAGTTGTTTTATTACAATCAATACTTAATCTAATATCTAAAGTACACAATACTTATTAAAACCTGCAAGCACAATTTATGACTACAATTGGTATGGCTCAATGACTCTTGTCATGTTCTACTTGGCAGCAGCAGCTGCTTCCTTTTCGGCATGCTCAGCTCTATATTGTTTGTGGAAGTCCATGTTCATTTGATGGACAGATTCTCCTCTCTTTGCGGCTGCCTTTCCTGCCAAAATGGCGCCAAAACTTGCGAGAGCAGTCAGGAGCATGAGAACATTTGCGATTTTTATGCGAGCTTCGCTGCGGGACCTTTCAATAATTTCAGCTCTGAAATGATACAAAGCAGATTATTGTAGCACACTAGGTGTTGCAGCTTATCAGTTTCAGTTAATACAAGGTTGTTAATGTCTACGCTCATGATAGAACACAATACCGTCGACCTTCAGATTTTTCTAtaagtaatcaactaatcaCACTACAAATTGTAAACAATATTGCATAACATCATCATTTCTTAGAATGAAACTGGTCATTAAGCTTGGACGAATCAATGTACTTACGAGACAAATGCCGGGATTTCCTCCTTGCTCTTATACTTCTTGGTCCAAACAAGGACAAACTTCTGAAAATCTGTTGGTCGGTATCTCTTCGACATAGAACCAGAAGAAGAGCTCGGTGCCGGTGTCGGAGGCGGGGTGGCTGGCGTACACATCCTTCTCACAAAACATAACGCAGTTGTTCTcggaaaaaaatgtttaatcattttataaacGTGCACAGTACTACTTTGCTCGACGAATTATTAAAAACAATGACAAAGATGGACAAAGTATAGTTTTCCTCTCAAGTTTTCCTCCTTCCCTCTTGCTCATCATTTGACagtttgacacttgacagtCGAGTTGATAAAGTATGTTACATACGAAATGCAACTTCGTGTACAGTTTGGTCAAAGTTTGACGTGTGCGATCTAGACAAATCTAACACTTAACAGGcagtaacagactaccgcactgCGACATTGGTGCGCCGCATCCATatgtgagagcgagaaagagagagtacggtagtctgttacggctgtTTTGCTATTCATTGGGCTAGCAAGCGTCAAGAACAAATCATCTATCGCATATTTTTCGATTTTCTCTCGTTAAATTTACGTGAATTTGCTCCCCGATAAAGGTATAAACTCATGTTAACACAAGAGAATGTATATTCTATCTTTTTCTTGCAACTACTATACGTATCAGCCTATCCTGCTGTCAAAAACTACTAATATAATGTAGCAGTTCATTTTTGGTTTTGTTGAACGCAGCTCTAAGAAAAAAGCAAAGCACTGTGACGTCTGTCTGCAAAAAAGTGTAATGCACAATCGAATTAAATCACGAATGTGGTGGCTTTAAGTTAGTGAATTTCATGTGGTGTAGTTAAATTTGTCAGTGGTTAATGTTTCATCGGTTTCATGTGCACTGATTGATTTCACTACAGCAGTAAAATTTCTTCATTAACAGTCCGTCGTCATCTATCGATGTAAGTTTGATTGCGAGCTTACGACTACTTTTCTCGATACGCATTCACGAAATTATGATTGTGTTATTTGGCGGTATGTCCTTGCTGCAATGATTGATTTTAATGAGCTGCAGTGCTTCCACTGGTGTAGATTGTAAGCTTGTTTAGATTAAGAATTAGTGAGATGTTCAGTTTCCAATTGATGTAGTGATTCAACGTATTGTTTAGAATTGGTGGCCACTCTATTTCGCTTGTATTACGGATGTGCTCATACGGTCATCAGATCATAACATGTTTTGCTAAAATTATGACTGTTGTGTCATATATATGCAGTCTGTAGTGTAGTCTGCCTTATCTGTTGAATTGAATTACAACTACTTACCGTAGTAAATCACATtttggttaaaaaaaatatattgttagAAGCTTTTCAtcttttatttatatcataaaTTATTACCTCTTTTCTAAAG
Protein-coding sequences here:
- the LOC134792217 gene encoding large ribosomal subunit protein eL24 isoform X1, which translates into the protein MKIGLCAYSGYKIYPGHGKTMVKVDGKSFTFLNSKCEAAHLMRRNPRKVTWTVLYRRKFKKGQEEEQTKKRTRRTQKYQRAIVGASLSDIMAKRNMKPEVRKAQRDQAIKAAKEQKKSTKAAKKATAPPTKAKAAPKAKAAKVSQKSAPRVGGKR
- the LOC134792217 gene encoding large ribosomal subunit protein eL24 isoform X2: MKIGLCAYSGYKIYPGHGKTMVKVDGKSFTFLNSKCEAAHLMRRNPRKVTWTVLYRRKFKKGQEEEQTKKRTRRTQKYQRAIVGASLSDIMAKRNMKPEVRKAQRDQAIKAAKEQKKSTKAAKKATAPPTKAKAAPKAKAAKVSQKSAPRVGGKR
- the LOC134792194 gene encoding protein MIX23, giving the protein MFCPDFSEFQDVLKKMRVLDDKIVYALNTSIPTESFRKKIDATSACADLYSQIQKGHTDREAVIKNCIVTTADTVKKLRAAKEERPDDYDVLKTLKAEQRKLRLLQTELSVEEVIREKTTKLFTEKCRSYYKPDNL
- the LOC134792193 gene encoding UPF0389 protein CG9231, which codes for MIKHFFPRTTALCFVRRMCTPATPPPTPAPSSSSGSMSKRYRPTDFQKFVLVWTKKYKSKEEIPAFVSAEIIERSRSEARIKIANVLMLLTALASFGAILAGKAAAKRGESVHQMNMDFHKQYRAEHAEKEAAAAAK